TCGAGGGCGACGGTCCGCTCGTCATCATGGTGCATGGCTTTCCGGAAAGCTGGTACAGCTGGCGGCACCAGATCGCTCCGATCGCCGAGGCGGGATTCACAGCCTGTGCCATCGACGTTCGCGGTTATGGTGGCTCGGACAAGCCGCACCCGGTCGAAGCTTATGCGCTCGAACGGATTGTCGGGGACCTCGTCGGCCTGAAGATGGCCCTGCGACCGGACCAGCCGGCGATCCTGATCGGGCATGACTGGGGCGCGCCCATCGTCTGGAATACCGCGCTTACCCATCCCGAACATTTCCGCGCAGTCGCGGGCCTCTCTGTCCCGTTTGCGGGAGTGCCCCAGCGCCCCTTTACCGAGGTGTTTCACGAGCACTTCACATCCCAGGGAAAGTACTTCTACCAAGAGTATTTCCAGGCCGAGGGTGTGGCCGAAGCCGAGGCCGAGAAGGACCCGCGCGACTGGGTGCACCGGATGATGTACTCGATCAGCGGCGATGTCCCGGCGGGCAGCTATTGGGACAAGCCCTATGGCGCGACCTTCCTCGAGGGGCTTCCCGACCCGCTACCTGTGCCCTGGCTCACCGACGAGGACCTCGACTTCTACGAGGCGGAATTCAAGGCGTCGGGCTTTCGCGGCCCGCTCAACCGGTATCGCAATCACGAACGGGATTTCGAATGGTTGCAGGGCTGGAACGGCAAGCGGATCGAGCAGCCATCGCTGTTCATCGGCGGCACCCGTGATCCGGCAACCTTCCTCTTCGGCGCGGTCACCGACCCGGTCGGCATGATGAAGTTCTTCGCGCCGAAGATCGAAGGGCACATACTCGAAAA
This DNA window, taken from Qipengyuania seohaensis, encodes the following:
- a CDS encoding alpha/beta fold hydrolase encodes the protein MPEMRMIDVGELSLRCALEGDGPLVIMVHGFPESWYSWRHQIAPIAEAGFTACAIDVRGYGGSDKPHPVEAYALERIVGDLVGLKMALRPDQPAILIGHDWGAPIVWNTALTHPEHFRAVAGLSVPFAGVPQRPFTEVFHEHFTSQGKYFYQEYFQAEGVAEAEAEKDPRDWVHRMMYSISGDVPAGSYWDKPYGATFLEGLPDPLPVPWLTDEDLDFYEAEFKASGFRGPLNRYRNHERDFEWLQGWNGKRIEQPSLFIGGTRDPATFLFGAVTDPVGMMKFFAPKIEGHILENVGHWTQQERPEEVNRLLLEWLSKL